The region TtaatccaaacaaaaaagcgtTTGCATAAACTTCCCCACCTACATTGGAGTTCCCAACCAAATACAGTCCTTATGTTTTCTGCAGATAGTTCTTCTTGGTTGTCATTGTATTACATGAAACAATACTAATATTTGCAGCAGAGACAGAATGTGTATTTTGAAGACCGTATCATTTACAAAAAGCCTCACAGCTAATCTGCTGTTTCTGTACAGCAAAACTAGCATCCTGcttcttccaaacaaaacaatactttcagaccctctccctgccctgcaCATCTCAAGAGCATTTCTGCCTCTTCAATATGGTTTCTACCAGTAGCTAATGGCCCTTAATGCATTTATGACAGCACCTCAAGCAAGAGTGCATACTTCTTCAAACAGACTTGACCCCAATGAAATCCACAAGAAAACAAGGAAGCGCAACACTTTGGGGAAAGTAatattctctcttcttctctgaaGGGAACAAATGTTTCTGACAGCAGATTTGTTTCAGACAGCTGTAATTAAGCTGACAGAACAACTTATTAAATAGAAGCAGCCCCTTCACTCAAACACAAAAACCTAcacaaaaaagcattttaaatttagATTTGCCTCTGAAATTAACAAAGAGAATTTGGATGTTGGAGAAACTGAAGAGTCTGCACTGCTACCAAACAAATCAGACTGTGCAAATCCATGTTGTTTATCTGCAGTGCTGAGTCACATCTGGATGGTGGACGTGCCTCATCAAATACCACACCCTGCGAGCCTTTCAGCACTTCCCCTCCTACCAGAATGCTGCCTTAAAAAGGAATTCCTACAGAAGCGTGAGGAGAAGTGATCTTTTCCTGCCATATGGTGTATGTATATTCAAGACTTTCACAAACATTTAGCCGAAAGTTGTATTTCATAGTATTTCCCAAGCCACAAACACTACACAAGCCATTCTTACAGGATACACTGTTCAAGGACATGTGATCTTGATCTTACTTCTCACTCCCCTACCCGCTATCCACCAAGAAAAGCAATGCATCCATCCTGGCAGGCTTTGATCATAAGCCTTCAGCTTCTGGAATGCAGCAGTTAgacttctgcatttttcagggactaaaaaaacccatttaGTTCATATATTCAATGTACAGCATTTTCATTAAGTGCTTTCACACTCTGTTTGTAAGAACAGTTGGGTCACTTCACACCACAGAGGTGGTACTTTCCGGATTTATACGCATCAATCTTGAAGCATTTCTCAGATCCTGTAGCTGCTTGGCTGGCTTTCCAACTCCTTCCTCAAATCTTTTTTCCACAACAGGAAGGACAGTTTCATACAGGAAGGATGCATTCTGTCTAATGAATGCTTTCTTCTCAGGGTCCTGTTCACACCGTAAACTGTAATCAACATGCTGGACAGCCACCAGGATGATTTCCACAAGACTCTCCAAAAGAACCATATGCAGCTCTGGAAAGTAAAGCTTTAACGCTTCCTCCAAGAAGGCCATAGTCTGCTTAGTGAAAGCTACCACAGTATAGCTAAGGTTGACCCAGCAGTCATCACCCGTGTATTGGTCAAAACTGCCCACTCCACAGCttctcatctcctccctgagcttcCCCAGTGCTTCTGGAGTCATTAGGTTCATCCTTCTCCACATCTCCTCAGAGTTGCGGTGCTTGGTGGCCTCAATGATGATATCCTTGTAGCTCTGTAAAGCACCTTTGATATCCTTAACCAGAAGGGCATGAATGATGAAGGTGAGGTCCAGTCCAATCTCGCTAAGCTGCTTGCAGTGCTCTTTAGCTACCTGGGGTATTAACGAAAAGCGAAGGGTGTTACTAGTGTGCGCATTTACCAAATGCataattctcagaaaacagggAAGTGTTAGTCATACTTCACTTATTTCTCTTGCTTTGAGAAATTCCTTATTAACGAGAAATTAATAGCTAAAAGATAAACCCCACCTGTCAAAAATACTCCAGACAATTACAtgacaacacacacacacacttttttttttttccctattagCAGCTGAAACAAACCATAATCTGAGAAAGTTAGTCTTGCAATACATTATGGAAATGTagtccaggaaaacaaacaaaaagtcttCAAGATACCCAACATTCAGATGTAGCTTATGTAAATTTTAGGACCTCCTGCTAGCTAAGGGAAAATTAAGAATAAACACATTTTGCATCCCTGATAAAGGCAGGGGTTTTCTTGCTGTGTACTTTCATCTTAATGCTTTCCTCTGAATATTAACCTTTCAATGCAGGAAACCTCTCAATAGACTCATTCAAGAGTCCACAACTAACCTAGGGTTAGAAAAGAGGATTTAAAAGCTTTGCAGCCTTTGGTTTGGCCATCATGTCACACCACTCACTTTGGACCCTCTTACCTTGACACACTCTGCTGCAGTTGACAAGCTCTCTTTACTATCAAATACTTGCTTACTGAACGCATCTACGAACATCCTCATGGAAGAGCGGGCCCACACAACGAAGGCCGAGTAGCAGCCGTTGTTGCCAGCAAAGTCTGTCTCAAACTCTCTTGCCGTCTCTAGAAGGCTGGTGAAGAAGACGTGGCAGAGCTTGTGGATGTAGAGCAGCGTGGCACCCTCGATGCGCAGCTGTCGGATGGCCGTCTGCACTGCGGCTGCCCGGTTCTTCAGGAAGAGCTCACAGGCCTTGGTGGACTGGCCCAAGCGAATGAGCTGGGACACAGCTCGGCGGGTGGCCCGCGGCCCTCCCCGCAGCGAGCGGTCTGGAGACAGCTCAAACACCAGCACGTCCGTAAGCTGCCGAACCCGCTCATCCACCTTGGCCCGCAGCTCCTTCACAGGCTGGCTGACAGGCTTGTCCCCCAGATACTCATTGAGCTTATCCAAGAGGTCCACCGCCCCCTCGAAGTCCCGCTGGGCAATGCAGACATCCAGGTCCTCAGGCAGCTCTTGAACCCACTCAAGTGAGAGGTCAACCACCTCCTCCTCAGCAGAgggctcttcctcctcctcatcctcatcctcctcaaAAGGGTTGGTGGATTCGGGGGGTGTCGGGGCAGGCCGGGGAAGGGCCTCCTGCTCCAAGCGTCGCTTCTCACTGAGGGCCTGGTTGCGCTTAGTctcctccagcacctccagccaCTCCTTCTTGATTTTGGCATTCTCAGCCTGGAAGATGCGGCTCTCTGGGAACATGAGCAGTTTGAACATGTCCTTCATGGGCGGGTTGTCCTTGACGTTGACCACAGCCAGCCGGTCGAGGGGGTAGAGGGCATCATAGCGGTAGGCGCCACGGCGGTTGGGCAGGGCGGTGGCCACGAGCAGGCAGTCGTTCATGAGGAAGGCGTGCACCCGCTGGATCTGCGCCATGTGGTCGGCGTCGTACTCCACCAGGTCCCCGTTGTAGACCAGGTACTTGCCGGGGCTCTCGGGAAGGAGGTGGCGGCAGCCCTCCACCTTCTCCAGGAGGGTGGTGAGGGTGCGCTGCCGCCCCTCCTCGCTGGCCGCAGCCTCCTTGGCCGACAGCGGCAGGAAGGGgtcggcggcggcggcgcggcgggcgccCAAGGCGGGGTCATCGCGGTCGGCCTGGAGGAGCAGGGCCTGGGTGACGGCCTCCATGATGCCCTTCTGCTCGGTGAGGATGTGGCTGAGCTGGTACATCTCGCTCTCCAGGTAGCTGATCTCCCGCGCCGTCTCGATGAACTGTCGGTAGTTCTGGTAGACGTTGCGCTTCAGGCTCTGCGCCGTCTCCTCGCTCAGCGCCTGGATGCGCTGCCGGTGCTCCTGCAGGTCCCGGTCCCCATCCGACTGCTGCGACAGCTGCTTCACGTACTCCCCCGCCGCGAAGCCCCCCGACTCCAGCTGCCGCCGCAGCCGGCTACTGCCGCCGCCTTCACCCAGCGACAGCGCCATTGCCGCACCTCCCGCCGCCCGGCGCCGGCCCCGCCGACCCTGCTGCCGCCGGGTAGAGCGCGACTGCGACTGCGCGCAGCGGTGCGTACGCCGCCTGCGCCAGCGTCGCTGCGCCGATCGCGCATGCGTGGGCACCCCCTCCCCGCTGCGCTGAGGCAGCGTCGGCCTCGAGCGGGGACGGGAGGGGGAGGAGTCGCTCGCGGATACCTCCATGCGCATGCGCCGGGGGCATCGGGGCGCGTTCGGCGCATGCGTAGTGGGAAGCAGGCGGTGGCGCTGGAGCTAGCCGCGCAGTGCGCATTCGCCGGCGGCCGCTCGGGCTGTCGGGGCGGTCTCGCGCGGGATGGAGGACAGCGACTTCGTGTTGGcgctccagctgcaggagctgtgggaggcCGAGGATAAGGAGGCGGCAGCCGCAGCAGCAGCGTGCGCCGAGGCCTCGCCGGACCCCTCGCCCCTTCGCCCGCTGTCGGTGGTGGACGAGGCCTGGGAACTGCTGGACCCCAGCCCCGACGTGCACGGCCTCTTCGTGCAGTTCAACGAGACGCTGTTctgggggcgcctggcggccgtCGAGGTGTCGTGGAGCCCGCGCATGACCCTGTACGCCACGGTGGGGGGTCGGGGAGTGCGCTCGGAGGGCGGCCCGCGTGGGGAGGGGCCGTCGAGCGGCCTCCTGCCAGGCAGCGGCCCGGTGGGGCGGGGGatgcggggcggggggcgctcGCCAAGAGCGGGAAGGCGGCGGGGAAGGCGATCCTTGCCGAGGAGCGCTGCCGGGTGGCGGTCACCGGCCTCAGGTTTCGGGAGCTGCCGTGCCTCTGAAGGGGCCCAGCAGTGTGCAGAGGCTGTGTCCGAGCTGTCGGAAGAGCCGGTGACTCGTCAGGTGAGCAATGGCTTGTCTCATCCTATAGCTGTGGGATTTGGGGAGGGGCAGGAAAAGCTGTCACTTGTCGCTCTGTGCTGCTCCTAACTGTGCCTTCATATGGACGATGCGCTAGTGCCACAGTTTCAATTCTACGTATTTCAATGTCCTGCTTTTCTAACATAGTTCACACTCTAGGATGTGGGTTGGTCGCTGTCAATTTCTGTTCTGTCAATCATTTGTTGCCTTTGGCAGACATTAATGGCTTTTCCCGTGGTGCGGGCAAAACTGGAGAGATGTTAAAGTGGTACAGATAACTTCATCTTAAAGTGTGTATGTCAAAACTTAAAAGAATATACTTGTATTGCTGTCGGTTTTGTTGTTCTCTGGTTTTATGATGGTTTTCGAGCATGGCAGAAAGGCACATGTGAAACAGCATTAATATTAACAAGACTTAGAATGGACTAGGAAGAGGAATATGCAAGAGatctgaaattgaaaaaaaaaaaaaagctttgtagtgcaggctgcagttctgcagCAGATCAGCTGATGCAATTACTGGCTGCTGGAGTCTTCACCCCTTCTGTCCTTTGCTGGTTGCAGTACCCCTTAGACGCTTGAAAATATTTGGATACTGGACTGGTAGAGGAATAACTCAataacaaaccaacaaaaaatgatttttttttttttctgctggattGCTGTGAATAACTGATGATATACAAAGGTTCAGCCAGAGTAAAAAGCTGGGGGAGGATGAGGGGTGAAATTGCAGCAACTGGGAGTTAAGTTGCTGTTGACTGCTGTGACTCTCCAGCCTCTGTTTTATATATTTCACTCTGTCAGTTCTAATGAAAACAGTCCTTTGCCTCCTAAACAGGTCAGCTTGGAACAGTCCACTGACTTTGTTTTTATAATTGCTTGCTTTAAATTAAGTGATTGCAAGAGATCTAATAAATtacagttttgcttttgctaATTTAGTCGCAGTTTTTTCTAAGGAACttgtaggctttttttttccttctcggTTAATTATATTGagtttttcaagtgttttttcATGTTCTGAGTTACCTAGTATGTGTTGGACAGGGACAGCATTTTAAGTCCAATTCTCAATTTTCTTCATGTACTACAGAAACAACAggcttttcatattttctttctgtgtctcttCTAGCTGTGCTGGAGTGTGTAAATATGAAGGAAAAGGTGGAATGTGTTCCATTCGTCTAAGTGAGCCGCTCCTAAAGTTAAGACCAAGGAAGGATCTCGTTGAGGTATTGAAGATTGCTCATGAATCTGCACATAAAATGTATTGtgcctctctccccaccccatACACACATTCTTCTATACGGTGACTTGTAGATCATAAAATAGTGGTGGCTTTATTGCTCTCTTTGTGCTGCTTATGTGGGCAACATTATGGTAATCTTTCAGTTTTGTGTTTCCAAATGGACAACTCTGAGTAGGATTCTGAAGTCACTTGTTTATTTTACtgactttaaaaaggaaaattatcttttaatatcaaaaccaaacatgGACTGAAAGCACAATCAGAAAATGGCTGTGGTTTTATCTTCTAGCTCAAAAGGCCAAAAACAGAAAGTAAGGATATAGTATATGACTGTAAACAGAACTTGGTGTTGCTGTTTGTGCTTGTTTGAATTGGCTCGACATTCAGATGTGCTTAATGGACAGAAATGCAGTAGAGTTACAACCTGCTCATGAGTGTATCTCTCTTTGGTTTCAGAGAGGATGATCTCTTTAAAGACCTGACTTAAGTCTGAGGGTTATTTCCCTTGTTTGGAATGTCACTTACTGTAATAATATTCTCCAGTATGTTTTGGTGGTATGGCAATAGAGGTAATATGATTTGACAGGTAGAACACGTATTATGTTTTTACGACCCATACTGA is a window of Columba livia isolate bColLiv1 breed racing homer chromosome 3, bColLiv1.pat.W.v2, whole genome shotgun sequence DNA encoding:
- the EXOC8 gene encoding exocyst complex component 8, giving the protein MALSLGEGGGSSRLRRQLESGGFAAGEYVKQLSQQSDGDRDLQEHRQRIQALSEETAQSLKRNVYQNYRQFIETAREISYLESEMYQLSHILTEQKGIMEAVTQALLLQADRDDPALGARRAAAADPFLPLSAKEAAASEEGRQRTLTTLLEKVEGCRHLLPESPGKYLVYNGDLVEYDADHMAQIQRVHAFLMNDCLLVATALPNRRGAYRYDALYPLDRLAVVNVKDNPPMKDMFKLLMFPESRIFQAENAKIKKEWLEVLEETKRNQALSEKRRLEQEALPRPAPTPPESTNPFEEDEDEEEEEPSAEEEVVDLSLEWVQELPEDLDVCIAQRDFEGAVDLLDKLNEYLGDKPVSQPVKELRAKVDERVRQLTDVLVFELSPDRSLRGGPRATRRAVSQLIRLGQSTKACELFLKNRAAAVQTAIRQLRIEGATLLYIHKLCHVFFTSLLETAREFETDFAGNNGCYSAFVVWARSSMRMFVDAFSKQVFDSKESLSTAAECVKVAKEHCKQLSEIGLDLTFIIHALLVKDIKGALQSYKDIIIEATKHRNSEEMWRRMNLMTPEALGKLREEMRSCGVGSFDQYTGDDCWVNLSYTVVAFTKQTMAFLEEALKLYFPELHMVLLESLVEIILVAVQHVDYSLRCEQDPEKKAFIRQNASFLYETVLPVVEKRFEEGVGKPAKQLQDLRNASRLMRINPESTTSVV